One Roseimaritima multifibrata DNA window includes the following coding sequences:
- a CDS encoding 3-hydroxyacyl-ACP dehydratase FabZ family protein produces MRWLWLDRFTEFQSGSHAKGIKNVALDEEAIDNYSPGHPFLPPTLIIEGIAQLSGILVAEHFDFKKRVVLAKVNKAVYHQLAQPGDQLEYAAQLDFVQEQGATCRCTSHINGELQAEIDLMFAFLDEKRFGDQSLFEDGDLLVMLRLMKLFHVAVDADGQPLAISSNL; encoded by the coding sequence ATGCGTTGGCTGTGGCTTGACCGCTTTACCGAATTCCAGAGCGGCAGTCATGCCAAGGGGATTAAAAATGTGGCCTTGGACGAGGAGGCGATCGACAATTATTCGCCCGGGCACCCGTTCCTCCCGCCAACGCTGATCATCGAAGGGATCGCTCAATTGAGCGGAATCTTGGTTGCGGAGCACTTTGATTTCAAGAAACGTGTCGTCTTGGCGAAGGTAAACAAAGCGGTCTACCACCAATTAGCTCAGCCTGGCGATCAGCTGGAGTATGCGGCTCAGTTGGATTTTGTCCAAGAACAAGGGGCAACCTGCCGATGCACCAGCCATATCAACGGTGAATTGCAGGCCGAGATCGATTTAATGTTTGCTTTCTTGGATGAAAAACGCTTTGGCGACCAATCGCTCTTTGAAGATGGCGATCTGCTGGTCATGCTTCGGCTGATGAAACTGTTTCATGTCGCTGTCGATGCCGATGGACAGCCTTTGGCTATCTCGTCAAACTTGTAA
- a CDS encoding ComF family protein gives MPLPAGGQTGSRDDAPDADPAEEARAGCVHCRDDKLAYHHSFALGTYRGGLREAVILAKQANRRVVMQALAVMAVKADRQALLDCRCDLVVPIPSYWLRRLRRRGTPAQVMAEVFAEQLELPSRSFLRRTRSTRKQGTLSVTDRRKNVDGSFALNTGYVFRRDNAALRNRHVLLVDDVLTTGATVNAAATALRRAGADAVTVAVIARATG, from the coding sequence ATGCCGCTCCCGGCCGGGGGCCAAACGGGCAGTCGCGACGATGCCCCAGACGCCGATCCCGCTGAGGAAGCACGTGCCGGCTGCGTTCACTGCCGGGACGATAAATTGGCTTATCACCACAGTTTTGCCCTTGGGACCTATCGAGGGGGCCTTCGCGAGGCGGTCATTCTGGCCAAGCAGGCGAATCGTCGGGTCGTTATGCAAGCACTAGCGGTGATGGCGGTGAAGGCCGACCGACAGGCATTGCTCGATTGCCGGTGTGACCTCGTGGTTCCCATCCCGTCCTATTGGCTGCGGCGTCTCCGCCGCCGGGGGACTCCAGCTCAGGTCATGGCGGAAGTCTTTGCAGAACAGCTAGAATTGCCGTCACGATCTTTCTTGCGACGAACCCGATCTACCCGTAAACAAGGGACCCTGTCGGTAACCGATCGGCGTAAAAATGTAGATGGTTCCTTTGCGTTAAATACGGGCTATGTTTTCAGGAGGGATAATGCAGCTTTGCGAAATCGGCACGTGTTGTTGGTGGACGATGTCCTGACAACCGGTGCAACCGTTAACGCGGCGGCAACTGCTCTTCGTAGAGCGGGGGCAGACGCAGTAACTGTGGCGGTTATCGCTCGAGCGACCGGTTGA
- a CDS encoding 3-hydroxyacyl-ACP dehydratase FabZ family protein — MRYRQLDKITELVPGSKLVATRTLRADEDYLLDHFPRFPVMPGVMMLEALHQAAIWMIRTGDRFESPLIVLHEAKSVKFGDFLTPGETLQITAELIKTDGSLITVKATAAKGDRTTVSARLVMKKQSTGDDARLGTDAYIRERIKKQFTELFGDQFSLDEASTTA, encoded by the coding sequence ATGCGTTACCGCCAGCTGGACAAAATCACCGAACTTGTTCCCGGTAGTAAATTGGTCGCGACGCGGACATTGCGAGCCGATGAAGACTATTTACTAGACCATTTCCCGCGTTTTCCGGTCATGCCGGGCGTCATGATGCTGGAAGCCTTGCATCAAGCGGCGATCTGGATGATCCGCACGGGAGATCGATTCGAGAGTCCATTAATTGTTTTGCACGAAGCGAAAAGCGTCAAATTCGGAGATTTTTTAACTCCGGGCGAGACACTCCAGATTACTGCCGAATTAATTAAGACAGATGGATCGTTGATCACGGTCAAGGCAACTGCAGCGAAAGGGGACCGCACCACGGTTTCCGCTCGCTTGGTTATGAAAAAGCAATCGACTGGGGATGACGCACGGTTAGGAACCGATGCTTACATTCGTGAAAGGATCAAAAAGCAATTCACTGAACTGTTTGGCGATCAATTTTCTTTGGATGAAGCTTCCACAACAGCGTAA
- a CDS encoding beta-ketoacyl-[acyl-carrier-protein] synthase family protein, whose product MRRRVVVTGIGMINPMGHDVNTVWSRLQKGESGVGYTTLFDASGFPTKISAEVKNWDITDSGESAEEWKYRGRHTKFAAGAAKQAVADSGIQDVEIDPTRFGIYMGSGEGNQDFSAFANMMSAALKSGEYNATEFIREGLRTLNPAMELEQEPNMPAAHLAGMFNAQGPNYNCLTACAASSQAVGEATEIIRRGDADVMLSGGTHSMIHPFGVTGFNLLTALSERNDDPTTASRPFDATRDGFVLGEGSAMVILEELEHARKRGATIYGEVLGYGTTADAYRITDIPPDGHGGIASMRMSIKDAGLNPSDIGYVNAHGTSTTVNDKVETLACRTVFGDDAPNVPISSTKSMMGHLIAAAGVTEMIVCLLTIRDSVLPPTINYHTPDPLCDLDYIPNEARPGKVRYALNNSFGFGGQNVTLCLGRFDG is encoded by the coding sequence ATGCGTCGTCGAGTCGTTGTCACCGGTATCGGCATGATCAACCCCATGGGTCATGACGTAAACACTGTTTGGTCCCGTCTTCAAAAGGGAGAAAGCGGCGTCGGTTACACCACGCTGTTCGATGCCAGCGGATTCCCAACCAAAATTTCAGCTGAAGTGAAAAATTGGGATATCACGGACTCCGGTGAATCGGCTGAAGAATGGAAATATCGCGGCCGCCACACCAAATTTGCCGCGGGTGCTGCCAAGCAAGCGGTCGCCGATAGTGGCATCCAAGATGTCGAAATCGATCCGACGCGTTTCGGAATCTACATGGGCAGCGGCGAAGGAAACCAAGATTTCTCCGCGTTTGCCAACATGATGTCCGCCGCCCTCAAAAGTGGCGAATACAACGCGACCGAATTCATTCGCGAAGGGCTACGCACCCTGAATCCCGCGATGGAATTGGAACAAGAACCAAACATGCCAGCGGCCCACCTGGCTGGAATGTTTAATGCCCAGGGACCAAACTACAACTGCTTGACCGCCTGTGCAGCCAGCAGCCAAGCGGTTGGCGAAGCGACCGAAATCATCCGCCGCGGAGACGCCGATGTGATGCTTTCCGGCGGAACGCATAGCATGATCCATCCGTTTGGTGTCACCGGATTCAATTTGCTGACGGCACTTAGCGAGCGGAATGATGACCCCACGACCGCCAGTCGGCCGTTTGATGCGACCCGCGACGGGTTCGTTCTCGGTGAAGGGTCCGCAATGGTAATCCTGGAAGAACTGGAACATGCCCGGAAACGTGGAGCCACCATCTACGGAGAGGTCCTCGGTTACGGAACGACGGCCGACGCCTACCGAATTACCGATATCCCGCCCGATGGTCATGGCGGAATCGCGAGTATGCGGATGTCGATCAAAGATGCCGGCCTAAACCCATCGGATATCGGCTACGTAAACGCTCATGGAACCAGTACAACCGTCAACGACAAGGTTGAAACGCTGGCCTGCCGAACCGTCTTTGGTGACGATGCTCCCAACGTCCCGATCAGCAGTACCAAAAGCATGATGGGACACCTGATTGCCGCTGCAGGAGTCACCGAGATGATCGTCTGCCTGCTGACGATCCGTGATTCCGTTCTGCCTCCAACGATCAACTACCACACTCCAGATCCTCTTTGCGACCTGGACTACATTCCAAACGAAGCACGCCCTGGCAAAGTTCGCTACGCATTGAACAACAGCTTTGGGTTCGGCGGCCAGAACGTCACGCTTTGTCTGGGACGTTTCGACGGTTAA
- a CDS encoding type II secretion system F family protein: MNTAQWIVIGLAFVSTASFFYILLRQVDPYGRALHKRTLALAHATTAEATDRKTTGWWRRLDAIMPHLGNKASVQKQLSRAGYYAPGAARRYLVIRVIFLLAGACGCLLLFFSEVTQIFGVTLCIAAAIMVVAAYLPVGWVTKMGQRRHRMLRKSIPDLLELMIVCLDAGMTLPFTIKRVSEEMEIAHPGLAIELAVVQRDTAMGATLEEALTNFAARTDFDALKTLAMYTGEAQRYGTNISDALRDHAGMMINQREANAEEMAQRASVKILFPVLLLILPAIFIVVAGPAFIQLAIAFGVPDAK, encoded by the coding sequence ATGAATACCGCTCAATGGATCGTCATCGGACTTGCGTTCGTCAGCACCGCCAGCTTTTTCTATATTTTGCTTCGGCAGGTCGACCCATACGGTCGAGCATTGCACAAGCGAACTTTAGCGTTGGCCCATGCGACCACCGCCGAAGCGACCGACCGCAAAACGACCGGTTGGTGGCGGCGACTTGATGCGATCATGCCCCATCTTGGGAACAAGGCATCCGTTCAAAAACAGCTCTCCCGAGCTGGTTATTATGCGCCGGGTGCCGCCCGTCGATACCTTGTGATTCGAGTGATCTTCTTGCTTGCCGGGGCCTGCGGTTGTTTGCTGCTGTTCTTTAGCGAAGTGACACAGATCTTTGGCGTCACCCTATGCATTGCGGCAGCGATCATGGTCGTCGCAGCCTATTTGCCCGTTGGCTGGGTTACGAAAATGGGCCAACGTCGACATCGCATGTTGCGAAAATCGATTCCCGATCTGCTGGAACTGATGATCGTTTGCTTAGACGCTGGCATGACGTTGCCATTTACCATTAAACGCGTTTCGGAAGAAATGGAGATCGCCCATCCGGGGTTGGCTATCGAATTGGCCGTCGTCCAGCGGGACACTGCAATGGGTGCAACCTTAGAAGAAGCCCTGACTAATTTTGCAGCGAGGACCGATTTCGATGCTTTAAAAACACTCGCCATGTACACCGGCGAAGCTCAAAGATACGGCACGAATATCTCGGACGCGTTGCGAGATCATGCTGGCATGATGATCAACCAGCGTGAAGCGAACGCCGAAGAAATGGCGCAGCGCGCCAGCGTCAAAATACTGTTTCCTGTTCTGCTATTGATTCTTCCAGCGATCTTTATCGTCGTCGCGGGTCCAGCGTTCATCCAACTTGCGATCGCCTTTGGAGTCCCCGATGCAAAGTAA
- a CDS encoding DUF502 domain-containing protein: MHSALPPEPKPGASPFRRAVLRGLGVVMPPLLTLVLFIWAWNAIESYILRPVEAGIRYTLVLSLSDSITTPPKDAEPLEPGGFSKGYIADGVTYIPDPTGKRYLRSDIFQYVNENLERMGPYQPAPATANAYWHRYVELRYLPRYMVVPIFLIVFLIVLYFLGRLFTHGVGRWLVNLFDSFVSRLPVISNVYGSVKQVTDFVFSDRDIEFNRVVAVEYPRKGMWSIGFVTGNSMADITAAANEPCLSVLMPTSPMPMTGFTITVRKSEAVDLDLTIDQAIQFVVSCGVVVPSNQQIGQSGRLQLNLPPTD, translated from the coding sequence GTGCACAGCGCTTTGCCACCTGAGCCCAAACCAGGTGCCAGTCCTTTCCGACGTGCGGTCCTCCGCGGTCTGGGAGTGGTGATGCCGCCATTGTTGACGCTCGTTCTGTTCATCTGGGCATGGAACGCGATTGAGAGTTACATTCTTCGTCCGGTGGAAGCGGGGATTCGTTATACGCTTGTGTTGTCACTAAGCGATTCGATCACAACCCCGCCAAAGGATGCCGAGCCGCTTGAGCCGGGCGGGTTTTCCAAAGGGTATATCGCCGATGGAGTGACTTATATTCCCGATCCAACCGGGAAACGGTATCTGCGCAGCGACATTTTCCAGTATGTGAACGAAAATTTGGAGCGGATGGGCCCCTATCAGCCAGCTCCGGCAACCGCCAATGCCTACTGGCATCGGTATGTCGAACTCCGTTATTTGCCCCGCTACATGGTCGTACCGATCTTCTTGATCGTGTTCTTGATCGTGCTGTACTTCCTTGGGCGACTGTTTACCCATGGGGTGGGTCGTTGGCTGGTGAATCTGTTTGATAGCTTTGTCAGCCGATTGCCGGTGATTAGCAACGTTTACGGATCGGTCAAACAGGTGACGGATTTCGTCTTCAGCGATCGCGATATTGAATTCAATCGTGTGGTTGCCGTCGAATACCCCCGAAAAGGAATGTGGTCGATTGGTTTCGTAACCGGCAATTCAATGGCTGATATCACGGCCGCCGCAAATGAACCCTGCCTGAGCGTCCTAATGCCGACTTCGCCAATGCCGATGACCGGGTTCACGATCACCGTGCGAAAGAGTGAAGCGGTTGATTTGGACCTGACAATCGATCAGGCAATCCAGTTCGTTGTCAGCTGTGGCGTGGTGGTTCCGTCGAACCAGCAGATCGGTCAGTCGGGACGTTTGCAACTGAATTTGCCACCGACCGACTGA
- a CDS encoding Tad domain-containing protein, protein MFATPMHSVPASYRRQRTAKRQGKIVITIAVMMSMIIAVATMVYDGSAMLGKHRRLQNSADALALSTAADLLRFDSADQAISRGYTFADTHGDLSEATVEITSPPIAGRYAGNDQAISVDLMIANKSVFGGFFAGPASQPVHTTATAFIGGSGIESTLIALDPQHQQINILGIPALIGGSASLAGLEVEGLGGLDVYGAVHVNSQYGTLDEDGHRCGLGLLPPHGISVLPGLGLVGLRAEEIRVVGGVDHPGNYAALTGSHCVLKANRLPKRDPYRSLPIPSNSGGSYGGVTVVGLPLIGPTVTLHPGVYDWIQVVSGKVKFEPGIYFLTGRHPITKHSLALLTGSVVGEGVMFYIGAPAGAPATPDSGDLLDLLEPVVGSVDLLPSVLIAQAVSRLELTGINDPGSPYNNLLFFQERDDRRPLIIEANDLLKSCVLSGSIYAQSAHLLMAGRGEYDLTAVTGTMRFVTVGKLTLNPANRLPPADDIFLVE, encoded by the coding sequence ATGTTTGCCACACCCATGCACTCAGTCCCAGCTTCTTATCGTCGGCAGCGGACTGCGAAACGACAGGGAAAGATCGTTATCACGATTGCGGTGATGATGTCAATGATTATCGCCGTTGCGACCATGGTCTATGACGGCAGTGCGATGCTTGGAAAGCACCGACGTCTGCAAAATTCTGCGGATGCTTTGGCGCTATCAACCGCCGCCGATCTGTTGCGATTCGATTCAGCGGACCAGGCTATTTCAAGAGGTTACACGTTTGCCGATACGCACGGAGACCTATCCGAAGCGACCGTAGAAATCACTTCACCACCGATCGCCGGACGTTATGCGGGCAATGACCAAGCCATTTCTGTCGACCTTATGATTGCTAACAAGTCGGTATTTGGTGGTTTTTTTGCCGGGCCGGCCAGTCAACCGGTCCATACAACGGCTACTGCTTTCATCGGCGGATCGGGGATCGAATCAACCCTGATCGCACTCGATCCACAACATCAACAGATCAATATCCTTGGCATTCCTGCTTTGATCGGAGGCTCCGCTTCACTTGCTGGTCTTGAAGTAGAAGGGCTGGGTGGACTGGACGTCTACGGAGCGGTCCATGTGAATAGCCAATACGGGACACTGGACGAAGACGGTCATCGATGTGGGCTGGGCCTTTTGCCCCCCCATGGGATTTCCGTCCTTCCCGGTCTGGGACTGGTCGGCCTGCGCGCTGAAGAAATACGCGTTGTTGGTGGCGTCGACCATCCCGGGAACTATGCGGCGCTCACTGGATCGCACTGTGTATTAAAAGCGAATCGACTTCCCAAACGGGACCCCTACCGCAGCCTACCGATCCCTAGCAATTCAGGTGGCTCGTATGGTGGAGTGACGGTGGTTGGGCTTCCTTTGATCGGACCGACCGTCACCCTGCATCCCGGCGTCTACGACTGGATTCAAGTCGTTTCCGGAAAAGTTAAATTCGAACCTGGTATCTATTTTCTAACCGGGCGGCATCCGATCACCAAACACTCGCTGGCATTGCTGACCGGAAGCGTCGTCGGCGAAGGGGTGATGTTCTACATCGGCGCTCCCGCAGGTGCCCCCGCCACCCCTGATTCCGGCGATTTACTGGATCTTCTGGAACCGGTGGTTGGCTCGGTCGATCTGTTGCCCAGCGTCCTTATCGCTCAAGCGGTCAGTCGGCTGGAATTGACCGGCATCAACGATCCGGGCAGCCCCTACAACAATCTATTGTTTTTCCAGGAAAGAGACGATCGTCGACCGTTGATCATCGAAGCTAACGATCTGTTAAAATCGTGCGTCCTTTCCGGTTCGATCTACGCTCAATCCGCCCACCTGTTGATGGCCGGGCGAGGCGAATACGATCTGACGGCGGTCACTGGCACGATGCGATTTGTGACCGTAGGGAAATTGACCCTCAACCCTGCGAACCGGCTTCCCCCTGCGGATGACATATTCCTAGTGGAATAA
- a CDS encoding ankyrin repeat domain-containing protein yields the protein MYKMHKYHQSMSRYLLKQGVAVACCLALVGCSDTPDQTAKEVPQASPVPDPVPNQTVAEGTTEQASTPTVASPKQRTVSDEQFFQAAGAGEIATIGQAIQQGINVDTPDPDGQTALMFAGFNGHTKVMRLLLEHGADVNHTSVLDRTALMVTASGPNLEAVELLLSEGAKVNMRDSHEGWTALMIAATEGQTEIVKRLLASGADKTLAEKDGETALIFAKNQGHQEIVQLLQDDQKAEEK from the coding sequence ATGTACAAAATGCACAAGTACCACCAATCGATGTCTCGCTACCTCCTTAAGCAAGGCGTTGCGGTTGCTTGTTGTCTAGCGTTGGTGGGATGTTCCGATACCCCCGACCAAACAGCGAAGGAGGTTCCGCAGGCCAGCCCCGTGCCCGATCCAGTTCCCAACCAAACCGTTGCTGAAGGGACTACCGAGCAGGCATCCACTCCCACTGTGGCGTCCCCCAAACAGCGGACGGTCAGCGACGAACAGTTTTTTCAAGCCGCAGGGGCGGGAGAAATTGCCACGATTGGACAGGCGATTCAACAAGGAATCAATGTCGATACTCCCGATCCCGATGGGCAAACCGCGTTGATGTTCGCTGGCTTTAATGGGCACACCAAAGTGATGCGTCTACTGCTGGAACATGGGGCAGACGTCAATCACACCAGCGTCCTTGATCGGACGGCATTGATGGTGACCGCCAGCGGCCCGAACTTAGAAGCCGTTGAACTACTGCTTAGCGAAGGAGCCAAAGTCAACATGCGGGACAGTCATGAAGGTTGGACGGCATTGATGATCGCCGCAACCGAGGGACAGACCGAAATCGTCAAACGCCTATTAGCCAGTGGTGCCGACAAAACGCTGGCAGAGAAAGATGGTGAAACCGCTCTTATCTTTGCCAAAAACCAAGGACACCAAGAGATCGTCCAACTGCTGCAGGACGATCAAAAGGCTGAAGAAAAGTAA
- a CDS encoding acyl carrier protein has translation MAHTDEEIFAKVREALEDALGVDEDEVTPEATLVGDLGAESIDFLDIVFKLEKAFDIQIPREELWPEDILTNSTYVDDGKVTPEGLLELKRRMPWANLENFEKNPRVQDFGNLLTVQDMCSYVKSKAA, from the coding sequence ATGGCACACACCGACGAAGAAATTTTCGCCAAGGTTCGCGAAGCCCTAGAAGACGCATTGGGCGTTGACGAAGACGAAGTCACTCCTGAAGCGACTTTGGTTGGCGATTTAGGTGCTGAATCGATCGATTTCTTGGACATCGTTTTCAAACTAGAAAAAGCTTTCGATATCCAGATTCCTCGTGAAGAACTTTGGCCAGAAGACATTCTTACCAACAGCACCTACGTCGATGACGGCAAGGTCACCCCTGAGGGATTGTTGGAATTGAAGCGACGTATGCCTTGGGCAAACCTCGAAAACTTCGAAAAAAACCCACGTGTCCAAGATTTCGGCAACTTGTTGACCGTTCAAGACATGTGCTCGTACGTCAAATCCAAAGCGGCTTAG
- a CDS encoding TadE/TadG family type IV pilus assembly protein, which produces MQSNHGTPYGLHRRPRKSRITNRRHASTAIEAAVITPVLLLLVAAAIDYSRIYHAEIIVTQAAERGALYGASENFVDDTKAAWETSIRDIVTEELEQLKVPAEDAPEITITATAENDLFFLVTVDIEYKFKPLIVSKFIPVETDIHRRQTIRRYR; this is translated from the coding sequence ATGCAAAGTAATCACGGCACGCCTTATGGGCTTCATCGTCGACCAAGAAAGTCTCGAATCACGAATCGGCGTCATGCTTCAACCGCAATTGAAGCGGCGGTGATCACGCCCGTCCTGTTGCTGCTGGTAGCCGCTGCAATCGATTATTCGCGAATCTACCACGCGGAAATCATTGTCACTCAAGCTGCGGAACGCGGAGCCCTTTACGGTGCGTCCGAGAACTTTGTGGACGACACGAAAGCGGCCTGGGAGACATCGATCCGCGACATCGTGACTGAAGAACTAGAACAATTGAAGGTCCCAGCCGAGGACGCGCCGGAGATCACGATCACCGCCACTGCGGAGAACGATCTGTTCTTTTTGGTGACCGTCGATATCGAATACAAATTTAAGCCGCTGATCGTGTCGAAGTTTATTCCCGTGGAAACCGACATCCATCGCAGGCAAACCATTCGCCGGTACAGGTAA
- a CDS encoding TadE/TadG family type IV pilus assembly protein, giving the protein MKSSHRIQAENRPAIWFRNVTSLRSQRCANNRHGVAAVEAAIVLPTFLIAIFFSLDLGLLVLRSNALSATARNVSRTLSIQSGNFPDEALLLEPIAMSGSIDQLTGINDQALQLLPTMKTADVDLQVDWHDVGERANGAATIRLEYTHQSIVGSLAPWDETRLSAVSEVLVVN; this is encoded by the coding sequence ATGAAATCTTCGCATCGAATCCAAGCCGAAAATAGACCTGCGATATGGTTCCGTAACGTGACCTCACTTCGCAGCCAACGTTGTGCAAATAACCGCCATGGGGTGGCCGCCGTCGAGGCCGCCATCGTATTACCAACCTTTCTGATCGCGATTTTCTTTAGTCTGGATCTTGGATTATTGGTGCTTCGCTCGAATGCGTTGTCAGCGACGGCTCGGAACGTTAGCCGAACCTTGTCGATTCAAAGTGGCAATTTCCCCGACGAAGCTCTTCTTTTGGAACCGATCGCCATGTCGGGTTCCATCGACCAACTGACTGGAATCAACGATCAAGCGCTTCAGCTGTTACCGACGATGAAAACCGCCGACGTTGATTTACAAGTTGACTGGCACGATGTCGGAGAACGAGCAAACGGGGCGGCAACGATTCGCCTTGAATACACACACCAATCGATCGTGGGTTCGCTGGCCCCATGGGACGAAACTCGATTGTCAGCAGTCTCTGAAGTTTTGGTCGTCAACTGA
- the proB gene encoding glutamate 5-kinase, producing the protein MPLTPFEPDNAPDPQRVQLITEIQTVIVKVGTRVLTGGSGQLNLERIKQLSEQLCRISNAGYHTVLVSSGAVGAGMGRLGMTTRPTGLAKLQAVAAIGQSLLIQAYEDAMSEMGYHAAQVLLTAEDLRHRTTYLNIRNALLQIHELGSIAVINENDSVAVEELMTTFGDNDRMAAAVSGLLQDALLVMLSDVDGLMDGHPRETTSQVIPEVETMGKSIWNLVLPPDSDGMSKGGMASKLLAASTANSFGHSAIIAAGHTSNILDRIFAGEQIGTLFLPSSEPLMGRRRWIGDAAAIAGQVHIDDGATAAIFDGNSLLSIGIVRCNGGFQRGDCVEICEPSGRVVARGLTNYSSQELEKIAGVPTDRIADVLGHCPYDAAIHRDNMAIGGEEETYAVPMDL; encoded by the coding sequence GTGCCTTTAACCCCTTTCGAACCTGATAACGCTCCCGATCCACAACGTGTTCAATTGATCACCGAGATACAGACGGTGATTGTTAAAGTAGGAACTCGAGTCCTCACAGGTGGCTCGGGACAACTAAATCTTGAACGTATCAAACAACTTTCCGAGCAGCTTTGCAGGATTAGCAATGCAGGCTACCACACGGTCTTAGTCAGTAGTGGGGCCGTCGGCGCCGGGATGGGAAGGCTGGGAATGACCACCCGACCCACTGGGCTAGCAAAATTGCAGGCCGTTGCCGCTATCGGCCAGTCGTTGCTCATTCAGGCCTACGAAGACGCGATGTCGGAAATGGGCTACCACGCCGCTCAAGTCCTGCTGACGGCCGAAGACCTCAGACATCGCACGACCTACCTCAATATTCGCAATGCTTTGCTGCAAATTCATGAATTAGGGTCGATCGCCGTCATCAACGAAAATGACTCGGTGGCTGTCGAAGAATTGATGACCACCTTCGGAGACAACGACCGAATGGCGGCGGCCGTGTCGGGGCTCCTCCAAGATGCCCTGCTTGTCATGTTGTCCGATGTCGATGGACTGATGGACGGTCATCCCCGGGAAACGACCAGCCAGGTGATCCCCGAAGTCGAAACGATGGGCAAAAGTATCTGGAATTTGGTCCTTCCCCCAGATAGTGACGGAATGAGCAAAGGAGGAATGGCCAGCAAACTGCTCGCGGCTTCGACCGCAAACTCCTTCGGCCACTCGGCGATCATCGCCGCCGGACACACCTCCAATATCCTTGACCGGATTTTCGCGGGTGAACAGATCGGAACGCTCTTCCTTCCTTCATCCGAGCCTCTTATGGGACGGCGGCGTTGGATCGGGGATGCGGCCGCGATCGCCGGCCAGGTCCATATTGATGACGGAGCCACCGCAGCAATCTTTGATGGCAACAGCCTGCTTTCGATCGGAATTGTCCGCTGTAATGGCGGTTTCCAACGTGGCGATTGTGTTGAAATTTGTGAACCAAGCGGGCGAGTCGTCGCACGAGGGCTGACCAATTATTCTTCACAGGAATTGGAAAAGATCGCGGGCGTTCCAACCGATCGAATTGCCGATGTTTTGGGACATTGTCCCTACGATGCCGCTATTCATCGGGATAATATGGCGATTGGTGGCGAAGAAGAGACCTACGCAGTGCCGATGGACTTATAG